The following are from one region of the Ictalurus furcatus strain D&B chromosome 11, Billie_1.0, whole genome shotgun sequence genome:
- the quo gene encoding quattro isoform X2, which translates to MNSSSLDWSIQSALSSLYPPFEATAPTVLSQLFRTIEARYQGDALQCFLDYLIPAKHILESVQQAACAEYSDVLFRCEGWPLCLRDRVVIQLAPINPLLLRPGDFYLQVEPFGEQSARIVLKNLLVQEDLLAQEDLLLLAGFRAQKGPVVEETPIPETSYPCIFTEAWLKEINEGRHSNQLHQYVLSSDQGIVKVPWAEVINPEFLNRPKAKVESKASCTAAGLIQQHNTEVNMSFPKTTLEPETMILPAKNGVAVSHRLVKSGNKFVKMDQGKPVSNPVGKPVGWVSPNMWDSRPSRELEGEYVDLLDFAKDKDALSYKIAVMPQVPVSFRPHSPLSKGDSAPCVQASGLMDEHCVPCSRNNQFSEGPQKDSESKGRHRQSYLAAIKNPVNFEKANPIMPLDETWPGLGEAETGYEAQGVDLGIECLSSSPVQDSIQLGQNLIQSCTDSVEQDQNLVQKHSSNMKAIHLSQNTALPSLNTAEQPTHLLTETPPENLQKIVLEDTGAINLNRQQCLTEQESRQMWTSVHKHHKMQHLPKMGLRALPDHRSHRQETGAYKCRGAGKGIQIDQCVYGLAPPHKSIQQPATYNLPCLFPHPQNLLEEQNSQLEQRPKCEKQCGENPVPALKGLGKSRPKARSASSVSEPARECSQEDRPTSRSRSDVCPEIIPMVPGVQVQRSKKCTFGLVSPKLDRRKAANNESSIDVIFFCGKNISATGSVEQFTALQNGAVLQSASAQLQSLSPEHGSQLTALSHDPTIKNVLQLGIICLPGSRDRAGRAVLEVHGGKNGWASPMLSPLVLCKLVLYLHSIPRKQVRDLGLTVIINSRNGPISSVLYKALLMVQEQVHRVMHSVLLLVEKDQNPRADRPPGLQMDIITSLKVLHKSVDGQQLTSELGGSFLYNHNDWLQFYQKLFLFEMDLQGAALLLQSAIRKLDSNKKTDTAEDVRTCIQEQKSAMKQVLEDRHMVMLQRDGGSILARMRKEECRFAHSEDYRDSMKAVMCLYNKVEEGVHTLVMRSNQSLQHLDHVLLLRETEEQFNTSREWCEEEARRWQRDLDPAEETREILEQRHADICAVLTQAKERKEKAMSLMKDVERKIQGTCYPETDIFHIHMTTFKTNVAAFVLQAEQHKSDLEAFIRLCNFCEQAFTLTKECSHYLEHIEMGCYPETANISKLKYFQERFKAFSFERFEEEKNNAMTEKHHDVIRVWSEACLACQEVKKTLEEKLLEFDRKQKLRTFVQRDEMMLKNEELSLQTPTSCLTSLSSGNVKAQSQQSEAHRQTQIQESHARGKSVNIHKDSALASIVTAKLVKFRREHHSETDLRNVDLVGRGEKTLALGRSHSEGSCIRSFDPMLTGPPLSVCQKTSTSKPNMLLADRECVACHQGSFCSDFSNMKPEWIQMDSEDKPIVTLDDQDSQISRQESFCSSVSSPRQGWMKEEKSSRIHLDDRNSGYSSRDTTTPDGLKDTSDCNASSELENSSNLLKLQHIMEELLQTEREYVKALGYVMEHYFPELERQDVPQDLRGQRGSIFGNLEKLREFHQHHFLKELELCLRHPFRVGRCFLRHKESFGLYALYSKNKPRSDHLLVNHGKEFFKKQQLLGDKMDLSSYLLKPVQRISKYSLLLQDMIQECDATSQKAPERAELQAALEVIQFQLRHGNNLLAMDDIQECDVNLKEQGQLIRQDEFLVSFRKKKYYRHIFLFQDLILFSKTKKTEVGNDIYIYKQSFKTSDIGMTHNCGDSGLCFEIWFRRRKSQDTYTLQARSYEVKEDWTKDLERILWEQAIHNREIRMQERVFMGIGCKPFMDIKPSEAAICDRAINCALTGRDCKAPVFSGIPDAEQGFPVQRPNSTGSTSYVSSCSHSSSSSSSGRGSVSPVGYHIGLSRRIVSVSDPGRFSSPGEHDLDQENVRQNQLVDSSESSGESVSGFSSSGYSFQSVIAGEHEVHSLEVSDTGLGKACPHKIEDHQQNKDKPSKPQNQKRDQPLKVQGNSHMGKSTEV; encoded by the exons ATG AATTCCTCCTCTCTGGACTGGTCCATTCAGAGTGCATTGTCATCTCTTTACCCCCCATTTGAGGCCACTGCTCCAACGGTCCTGAGCCAGCTCTTCCGTACCATCGAGGCACGCTACCAGGGAGATGCACTGCAGTGCTTTTTGGATTACCTCATTCCAGCCAAGCACATCCTAGAGAGTGTGCAACAGGCTGCCTGT GCTGAGTACTCTGATGTTTTGTTCCGGTGTGAAGGTTGGCCTCTCTGTTTGAGAGACCGTGTGGTGATCCAGCTAGCCCCCATTAACCCCTTACTGTTACGTCCTGGAGACTTCTACTTACAAGTGGAACCGTTTGGGGAACAGTCAGCCCGTATAGTCCTCAAGAACCTCCTTGTGCAAGAGGATCTTTTGGCACAGGAGGATCTGCTCTTACTAGCAGGTTTTAGAGCACAAAAAGGCCCTGTCGTGGAGGAGACTCCCATCCCAGAGACATCCTACCCTTGCATTTTCACTGAAGCTTGGTTAAAGGAAATCAATGAGGGTCGTCATAGTAATCAGCTACATCAATATGTGCTTTCTTCTGATCAAGGGATTGTGAAGGTGCCTTGGGCAGAAGTAATCAACCCTGAATTTCTGAATAGGCCAAAAGCTAAGGTTGAATCTAAAGCATCATGCACAGCTGCAGGTTTAATACAGCAACATAATACTGAAGTAAACATGTCTTTTCCTAAAACAACTCTTGAACCAGAAACCATGATCCTTCCAGCTAAAAATGGTGTTGCAGTTTCACATCGATTAGTGAAAAGTGGCAACAAATTTGTTAAGATGGATCAAGGGAAACCTGTGAGTAATCCTGTAGGCAAACCTGTTGGTTGGGTTTCTCCAAATATGTGGGACAGCAGGCCCAGTCGAGAGCTGGAGGGGGAGTATGTCGATCTTTTGGATTTTGCCAAAGATAAGGATGCTTTAAGCTATAAAATAGCTGTTATGCCTCAAGTTCCAGTGTCTTTCAGACCTCATTCCCCTCTTTCAAAAGGAGACAGCGCCCCATGTGTTCAAGCCTCAGGATTGATGGATGAACACTGTGTTCCATGTTCAAGAAATAATCAGTTTTCTGAAGGTCCACAGAAGGATTCTGAATCCAAGGGTAGGCATCGTCAGTCTTACCTAGCAGCTATTAAAAACCCAGTAAATTTTGAGAAGGCAAACCCAATAATGCCCCTGGATGAAACATGGCCAGGCTTAGGAGAAGCAGAAACAGGATATGAGGCACAAGGGGTTGACCTTGGGATTGAGTGTTTGAGCAGTTCACCAGTGCAGGATTCAATCCAACTTGGGCAAAACCTAATACAGTCCTGTACGGATTCAGTTGAGCAAGATCAGAACTTAGTTCAAAAACATAGCTCAAATATGAAAGCAATACATCTTTCCCAGAACACAGCACTGCCAAGTCTAAACACAGCTGAACAGCCAACGCACTTGCTTACTGAAACACCTCCAGAGAATCTTCAGAAAATTGTACTAGAAGATACTGGAGCAATTAATCTCAACAGGCAACAGTGCTTGACTGAGCAGGAATCCCGTCAGATGTGGACCAGTGTGCATAAGCATCACAAAATGCAACATTTGCCCAAAATGGGACTAAGGGCTTTGCCAGACCATAGAAGTCACAGACAAGAGACTGGTGCCTACAAATGTCGAGGTGCAGGCAAGGGAATTCAAAtagatcagtgtgtgtatggCCTTGCACCTCCTCATAAATCAATTCAACAACCTGCAACCTACAACCTACCTTGTCTATTTCCTCACCCACAGAACTTGCTTGAAGAACAGAACAGTCAATTGGAACAAAGGCCTAAGTGTGAAAAGCAATGTGGTGAAAACCCTGTACCAGCATTGAAAGGTTTGGGGAAAAGCAGGCCTAAAGCCCGCTCTGCTTCCTCAGTATCAGAGCCAGCCAGGGAGTGTTCACAGGAGGATAGACCAACCAGCAGGagtcgcagtgatgtttgtccaGAAATCATTCCCATGGTTCCTGGAGTTCAGGTTCAAAGAAGCAAGAAATGCACCTTTGGACTTGTGTCCCCAAAACTAGACAGACGGAAAGCAGCAAACAATG aatcatcaatagatgtgatattcttctgtggaaaaa ACATTTCTGCTACTGGGTCAGTTGAACAGTTTACTGCACTTCAGAATGGTGCAGTGCTCCAGAGCGCTTCAGCCCAGTTACAAAGCCTCTCTCCTGAACATGGAAGTCAGCTTACTGCCCTTTCACATGACCCCACCATCAAGAATGTTCTCCAACTGGGCATCATCTGTCTGCCAG GCAGTCGCGACAGAGCTGGCAGAGCTGTGCTTGAAGTCCATGGGGGAAAGAATGGCTGGGCATCCCCTATGCTCTCTCCTTTGGTACTCTGCAAACTGGTCCTTTATCTTCACTCCATTCCGAG GAAACAAGTGAGAGATCTGGGATTAACAGTCATAATTAACAGCCGGAATGGTCCGATTTCCTCTGTGCTCTATAAGGCTTTGCTAATGGTCCAG GAGCAGGTCCATCGTGTTATGCACAGTGTCTTGTTGTTGGTGGAAAAAGACCAAAATCCTCGAGCAGACAGACCACCAGGATTACAG ATGGATATTATTACTTCACTAAAAGTTCTTCATAAGAGTGTTGATGGACAGCAGCTTACCAGTGAACTTGGAGGATCTTTCCTTTATAATCACAATGACTGGCTACAATTCTACCAA AAACTGTTCCTCTTTGAGATGGACCTTCAGGGAGCAGCCTTATTATTACAGAGTGCTATAAGAAAATTGGACAGTAACAAGAAAACTGACACGGCAGAG GATGTAAGGACGTGTATCCAAGAACAGAAGAGCGCCATGAAGCAGGTACTTGAAGATAGACATATGGTCATGCTTCAGAGGGACGGTGGTTCTATACTAGCCAGAATGCGGAAGGAAGAATGTAGATTTGCTCATTCTGAAGACTACAG gGACTCAATGAAGGCTGTAATGTGTCTGTATAACAAGGTGGAAGAAGGAGTCCACACTCTGGTTATGAGGTCCAACCAATCACTGCAGCATCTAGATCATGTGCTCCTACTGAGGGAAACAGAGGAACAATTTAACACA AGCAGAGAGTGGTGTGAAGAGGAGGCTAGGAGATGGCAGAGGGACCTTGACCCAGCAGAAGAAACCAGGGAGATACTGGAGCAAAGACATGCAGACATTTGTGCTGTCCTCACTCAGGCAAAG gagagaaaagagaaagcaaTGTCATTGATGAAAGATGTGGAGAGAAAGATCCAGGGAACATGTTATCCTGAGACGGATATTTTCCATATTCACATGACAACATTCAAAACCAACGTGGCAGCTTTTGTGTTGCAAGCTGAACAGCATAAATCTGACCTGGAGGCATTTATACGTCTGTGTAATTTCTGTGAGCAG gcctttactctTACCAAAGAATGCAGTCATTATCTGGAACACATAGAGATGGGCTGCTACCCAGAGACAGCCAACATAAGCAAGCTTAAATATTTTCAAGAGAGATTTAAAGCTTTTTCATTTGAGCGCtttgaggaggagaagaataaCGCTATGACTGAGAAACATCACGATGTGATCCGAGTGTGGAGTGAGGCTTGTTTGGCATGCCAGGAGGTCAAGAAGACGCTGGAGGAGAAGCTGCTAGAGTTTGATAGAAAGCAAAAGCTACGAACATTTGTACAGAGGGATGAAATGATGTTGAAGAATGAGGAACTCTCTTTGCAAACTCCTACTTCCTGCCTAACTAGCTTATCCTCGGGTAATGTTAAGGCCCAATCTCAGCAGAGTGAAGCTCATAGACAGACACAGATTCAAGAGAGTCATGCTAGGGGTAAATCCGTAAATATACACAAAGATTCAGCATTAGCAAGCATCGTAACTGCGAAATTAGTAAAGTTTCGACGTGAACACCATAGTGAGACTGATCTCAGGAACGTTGACCTTGTTGGCAGGGGTGAGAAGACTCTAGCGTTAGGCCGATCCCATAGTGAGGGCTCTTGCATAAGAAGCTTTGATCCTATGTTAACTGGGCCTCCATTATCTGTGTGTCAAAAAACATCTACCAGCAAACCCAATATGTTGCTAGCTGACAGAGAATGTGTTGCATGTCATCAAGGCAGCTTCTGCTCAGACTTTTCCAATATGAAACCTGAATGGATCCAAATGGATAGTGAAGATAAGCCAATTGTCACTCTGGATGACCAGGATTCTCAAATATCTCGGCAAGAGAGCTTCTGTTCTAGTGTGTCCAGCCCGAGACAGGGCTGGATGAAAGAGGAGAAAAGCAGCAGGATCCACCTGGATGATAGAAATTCAGGCTACTCCTCTAGAGACACTACAACTCCAGACGGGCTAAAGGATACCTCAGACTGCAATGCTTCCTCAGAACTGGAAAACAGCAGTAATTTACT TAAATTGCAGCACATCATGGAAGAGTTgttacagacagaaagagaatatGTGAAAGCACTGGGCTATGTTATGGAGCACTACTTCCCAGAACTTGAGCGCCAAGATGTACCACAAGATCTGAGGGGACAAAGAGGAAGCATCTTTGGAAACCTGGAAAAACTCAGAGAGTTCCATCAACACCACTTTCTCAAAGAGCTAGAACTTTGCTTAAGACACCCTTTTCGTGTAGGACGATGTTTTCTACGACAT AAAGAGAGTTTTGGTCTCTATGCTctctacagcaaaaataaacctcGCTCAGACCACCTGCTGGTCAACCATGGCAAAGAGTTCTTTAAG AAACAGCAGCTGCTTGGAGATAAAATGGACCTGTCGTCATACCTGCTAAAGCCAGTGCAGCGCATCAGTAAATACAGTCTGCTTCTGCAAGACATGATCCAGGAGTGTGACGCAACGTCACAGAAAGCTCCTGAGCGAGCCGAGTTACAAGCTGCATTAGAGGTCATCCAGTTCCAGCTTCGTCATGGCAACAACCTCCTTGCTATGGATGACATCCAGGAATGTGAT GTGAATCTTAAGGAACAAGGGCAGCTGATTCGCCAAGACGAGTTCCTGGTTTCCTTTAGGAAGAAGAAATATTACAGACATATTTTCCTTTTCCAAGATCTTATCCTTTTTAGCAAGACCAAGAAGACAGAGGTTGGGAATGACATATATATCTACAAACAGTCATTCAAG ACTTCTGACATTGGGATGACACATAACTGTGGTGATAGTGGGCTGTGCTTTGAAATCTGGTTTCGAAGGAGGAAGTCAcaagacacatacacactacaggCAAGAAGTTATGAAGTGAAGGAAGACTGGACCAAAGACCTGGAGAGGATTTTGTGGGAGCAGGCTATACACAACAGGG AGATTCGTATGCAAGAGAGAGTCTTCATGGGAATTGGATGCAAGCCTTTTATGGACATTAAGCCCAGTGAAGCTGCCATCTGTGACCGTGCCATTAACTGTGCTCTAACAGGACGAG ACTGTAAAGCACCTGTTTTCTCTGGGATACCAGACGCCGAACAAGGATTTCCTGTCCAGAGGCCGAATTCTACTGGTTCAACCAGCTATGTGTCGTCTTGCAGCCActcatcttcatcctcttcctcgGGGAGAGGATCTGTCTCACCTGTTGGTTACCACATTGGCCTTAGTAGAAGAATTGTTTCTGTGTCTGACCCTGGAAGATTCTCTAGTCCAGGAGAGCATGACTTAGACCAAGAAAACGTCAGGCAAAATCAGCTTG TGGACAGTTCAGAATCTTCAGGCGAGAGTGTAAGTGGCTTCAGCAGTTCTGGCTACAGTTTCCAGTCGGTGATTGCAGGAGAACATGAGGTGCACTCCTTAGAGGTGTCTGACACTGGTCTGGGGAAAGCATGCCCCCACAAAATAGAGGACCACCagcaaaacaaagacaaacctTCTAAACCACAAAACCAAAAGAGGGACCAACCACTCAAG GTTCAAGGGAATAGTCACATGGGAAAATCAACTGAAGTTTGA